CTACTTTCTGTCTCAGGTGTCCGAATGGATAACGTCACCCTCTTCGCCGCCTTCGCCGCCGGCCTGCTGTCGTTTGTCTCGCCGTGCGTGCTGCCGCTCATCCCGGGCTACCTGTCGTTTGTCTCGGGGGTGTCGCTCGAAGAAATGCGCGGCGGAGACGACACTCAGGGCACCGCGCGCGCCCGCGGCAAGGTGCTGTTGTCGTCGCTCGGCTTCATCTGCGGATTCACGCTGGTCTTCGTGTCCCTCGGTGCGTCGGCGAGCGCGGTCGGCGAATTCCTGATGACGCGCCTCAGCATTCTCGGCAAGGTGGCGGGAGCCGTCATCATCGTGTTCGGCCTGCACATGATGGGCGTGCTGAAGATCAGCTGGCTCTACAACGAGAAGCGCGTGCAGGCCCGGAAGAAGCCGACGGGCCCCCTTGGCGCAGTGGTGGTCGGCATTGCGTTCGCCTTCGGATGGACCCCCTGTATCGGGCCCATCCTGGCCGCCATCCTGGCCATCGCCGCCAGCAAAGACACGGTGTGGCAGGGAATCGAACTGCTGCTGGCGTACTCGCTTGGTCTCGGGATTCCGTTTCTGATCACCTCGCTCGCCATCAACCAGTTCTTCGCGGTCTTCGCGCGCATCCGCAGGCACTATCACGCGATCGAGGTCGCGTCGGGCGTCCTGCTCGTGGCGGTCGGCGTCCTGATGATCACCAACCGCCTCACCGTGATCGCCCAGTACCTGTCGTCGTACCTGCCGACGTTCTGATATGCCGTGTGTCCGGGGGACCGCGCCAGGGTCTATCGGAGCCGCCCGGGCCGGTTGAGGGGGACTTGATGAGGAACCAGACCGTTCGCGTTCTCTTGGTCGCAATCGCCGTCGCGGCGCTGGCTGCAGCGGGCTATCAGGCGTGGAGCCTGGACCAGCAGGCGCGGGCCGATCGGGCGTCCATCACCGAATTTGAGACGCGGGTGCGCGGGTTGTCGCAGTCGCTTGCCGAGATCGGCGCGACCCAGCGGGGATACGTGGCCGAAGGCCAGAACAGCGAGCGATGGCAGACGCAGTTGACCCAGATGATGGCGGACGCCGTGTCGAAGTTGACGGATCTTCGGACCGCGGCCGGGACACCCGAGGCACAGGGCGCGCTCGAGGCCGCCATTGAGACGATGGCGTCGTTTGGCAAGGCCGACCAGAAGGCCCGCAACTATGTCAGTTCAGGCCAGGGTCTCTCGGCGTCGGACGTCATTTTCGCCGATGGTCATGACCTGCTGAACAAGGCCATCGCCTCCGTCGAGGAAGCGCGCCTCCACGAGACCGCCAGGCACGAGGCGGCCGCGGCCACAGCGCGGCGGACGCAGATGTTCTATGTCGGCGGCGCTCTCGGGTTGACGCTCGTGATCCTGATTGCGCTGGTACCCACCCCGAAGACCCAGGACGGCCGCGATCCGATGACCGGCGCCGAGTCGGGCTCTGGCCTCGGTCTGTCGCATCCGTCAAGCGGGGTCGCTGGCAAAGAGGCGACCAGGACGCCCGCCGCAACGTCAGCCTGGCCGGCGGGTCAGGATCGCGCGAATAACCTGGCGGCGGCTGCCGACATCTGCGCGTCGCTGGCCCGCGTCCAGAGCACGCGGGAGTTGCCGGCACTGCTGGAGCGCGTGGCCGGCGCGCTCGATGCGACCGGTGTCATCATCTGGATGCCGAACGGGCCGCCCGGGCTCCTGCACCCTGTCCTCGCGCACGGATATGCCTCGGCCACGCTGGCGCGCATGGGTGCAATCGGATCCGATGCCGACAACGCGACGGCCACGGCCTACCGGACCCGAACCGTGCAGACGATGCCCGCCGAGCCGCTGTCGGGAGGGGCCCTGGTCGTACCGCTGGTCACCGCCGAGGGATGCACGGGCGCGATGGCCATCGAGTTGAAGAAGAATGTCGAGCCGACCGACGCCGTCCGCGCCGTCGCCACGATCCTGGCGGCGCAGCTGGCGACGCTCATCACACCGGCGCCCTCCGCGAATGCTCCGCCCGCGGGATCGCACAGTTCTTGACGTGGGGAACAACATTTCACCGGTCCTCGATCCCGGCACGATCACCGAGTTGCGTCGGGCGAGAGACGAATGCCGCACGCCGCTGCTCATCAGGCAACTCGTCGAGATCTACCGATCGAACGCTCCGAAGCGGATCGAACAGCTCAGGAGCGCGATTGCGGGCGGCGATGCCCGGATGCTCGCGGTGGGGGCTCACACGCTGAAGACCAATTGCGCGATGTTGGGAGCGGCCGGA
This portion of the Acidobacteriota bacterium genome encodes:
- a CDS encoding cytochrome c biogenesis protein CcdA is translated as MDNVTLFAAFAAGLLSFVSPCVLPLIPGYLSFVSGVSLEEMRGGDDTQGTARARGKVLLSSLGFICGFTLVFVSLGASASAVGEFLMTRLSILGKVAGAVIIVFGLHMMGVLKISWLYNEKRVQARKKPTGPLGAVVVGIAFAFGWTPCIGPILAAILAIAASKDTVWQGIELLLAYSLGLGIPFLITSLAINQFFAVFARIRRHYHAIEVASGVLLVAVGVLMITNRLTVIAQYLSSYLPTF
- a CDS encoding Hpt domain-containing protein, which gives rise to MGNNISPVLDPGTITELRRARDECRTPLLIRQLVEIYRSNAPKRIEQLRSAIAGGDARMLAVGAHTLKTNCAMLGAAGMAAMCATLEEFGDHGTLDDAAAVLTQVESEFERVLAALAQLLTEEPE